A region of Mycolicibacterium brumae DNA encodes the following proteins:
- a CDS encoding phosphonatase-like hydrolase — protein sequence MISLVALDMAGTTIDDGGTVYDALEQSVVEAGASVAPADLQTWMGTDKVEAITALLRLGDVTPTDELVAATFDRFRQFLRLAYGTNPPTAIEGAEAALSELRRRGVKVALTTGFDDEVAYPLLEALGWTIGSGADCTVDAVVTTSDVPVGRPAPYMIFRAMEATGVQNVAEVLVAGDTVVDIQAGRNAGAVACGVLTGKADRATLEAQDYDHLLGSVAEIPGLPELSA from the coding sequence ATGATTTCGCTCGTCGCGCTCGACATGGCCGGCACCACCATCGACGACGGTGGGACGGTGTACGACGCGCTGGAGCAGTCGGTCGTCGAGGCCGGCGCCAGTGTCGCTCCGGCGGACCTGCAGACCTGGATGGGCACCGACAAGGTGGAGGCCATCACCGCGCTGCTGCGGCTCGGCGATGTCACCCCGACCGACGAACTGGTCGCGGCAACGTTCGACCGGTTCCGCCAGTTCCTGCGGCTGGCCTACGGAACCAACCCGCCGACGGCCATCGAGGGCGCCGAGGCCGCGCTGTCGGAGCTGCGCCGCCGCGGCGTGAAGGTCGCGCTGACCACCGGCTTCGACGACGAGGTCGCCTACCCGCTGCTGGAGGCGCTGGGCTGGACCATCGGCAGCGGCGCCGACTGCACCGTCGACGCCGTCGTCACCACCTCCGATGTGCCCGTCGGCCGACCCGCGCCCTACATGATCTTCCGGGCCATGGAGGCCACCGGCGTGCAGAACGTCGCCGAGGTGCTCGTCGCCGGCGACACCGTCGTCGACATCCAGGCCGGCCGCAACGCCGGCGCGGTCGCCTGCGGCGTGCTCACCGGCAAGGCCGACCGCGCCACCCTGGAGGCCCAGGACTACGACCACCTGCTCGGCAGCGTCGCCGAAATCCCCGGGCTGCCCGAGCTTTCCGCGTAG